A region of Drosophila suzukii chromosome 2L, CBGP_Dsuzu_IsoJpt1.0, whole genome shotgun sequence DNA encodes the following proteins:
- the LOC108021452 gene encoding lysosomal dipeptide transporter MFSD1: MSREERKPIVDTSNSSSSSSGDDEVHPVVRRRSTRDTVLAGPQKDAGCCDPSSTPHRFLALLFMCLLGFGSYFCYDNPGALQDVFQKELDLSSTEFTLIYSIYSWPNIVLCFVGGFLIDRVFGIRLGTIIYMLIVLVGQLIFATGGVLGHFWLMIVGRFVFGIGAESLAVAQNSYAVLWFKGKELNMVFGLQLSVARFGSTVNFWIMQPLYGYVSKSYSGYKGLGVALFLASSTCVMSLICTLILGWMDKRAERILKRNNNPGGEIAKLSDIVTFKLDFWMVSVVCVAYYVAIFPFVALGQAFFVSNFHMTPDEANTVNSIVYLISAIASPLFGFVIDKVGRNVTWVFCATISTLLAHFLLTFTHWDPYIGMSIMGLSYSMLAASLWPLVSLIVPEYQLGTAYGFCQSVQNLGLAVVTIAAGIIVDSSGGSHFWLQIFFMFFLLISLLATCAIWAYNRKHQGNLNMSPAQRATYHTSIAMQCPFVNRRPLLGNRVQ, from the exons ATGTCACGCGAGGAGCGCAAACCCATCGTGGACACCTCGAATAGCAGCAGTTCCAGCAGCGGCGATGATGAGGTGCATCCTGTGGTGCGACGACGCAGTACCCGGGACACGGTGCTGGCTGGTCCCCAGAAGGATGCAGGGTGCTGCGATCCTTCGAGCACGCCGCACCGATTCCTGGCCCTGCTCTTCATGTGCCTCCTGGGTTTTG GTTCCTATTTTTGCTACGATAACCCCGGTGCCCTGCAGGACGTCTTCCAAAAGGAACTCGACCTCAGCTCCACAGAGTTCACGCTGATATACTCCATATACTCGTGGCCAAACATCGTGCTCTGCTTTGTGGGCGGCTTCCTTATCGACCGGGTGTTCGGAATCCGTCTGGGCACCATTATCTACATGCTGATCGTGCTCGTTGGCCAGCTAATCTTCGCCACCGGCGGAGTACTGGGTCACTTCTGGTTGATGATCGTGGGACGCTTTGTGTTCGGCATCGGGGCTGAGTCGCTGGCTGTGGCCCAAAACAGCTACGCAGTGCTGTGGTTCAAGGGCAAGGAGCTGAACATGGTCTTCGGACTGCAATTGTCGGTGGCTCGCTTCGGCAGCACCGTCAACTTTTGGATAATGCAACCTCTATATGGCTATGTCTCGAAATCGTACTCTGGATACAAGGGTCTGGGAGTGGCCCTTTTCCTGGCTTCTTCCACGTGCGTGATGTCGCTGATCTGCACCTTGATTCTGG GTTGGATGGACAAGCGTGCGGAACGGATTCTTAAGCGAAATAATAATCCTGGTGGAGAGATAGCCAAGCTCAGTGATATAGTCACCTTCAAGCTGGACTTTTGGATGGTGTCGGTGGTCTGTGTGGCTTATTATGTGGCCATCTTTCCTTTTGTCGCCTTGGGCCAGGCCTTCTTTGTCAGCAACTTCCACATGACTCCGGATGAGGCGAACACGGTCAACTCGATTGTCTACCTGATCTCCGCCATAGCATCGCCCCTGTTTGGCTTCGTAATCGACAAGGTCGGAAGGAATGTAACCTGGGTGTTTTGTGCCACCATCTCCACGCTGCTGGCCCACTTCCTGCTGACCTTCACCCACTGGGATCCGTACATCGGGATGAGCATCATGGGTTTGTCCTATTCCATGTTGGCGGCTAGTCTGTGGCCTCTGGTTTCGTTGATTGTGCCCGAATATCAACTGGGCACGGCATATGGCTT CTGCCAGTCGGTGCAAAATCTGGGATTGGCAGTGGTCACCATTGCAGCGGGCATTATTGTGGACAGCAGCGGTGGCAGTCACTTCTGGCTGCAGATATTCTTCATGTTCTTCCTGCTGA TCTCCCTGTTGGCCACCTGTGCGATTTGGGCCTACAACCGTAAGCATCAGGGCAACCTAAATATGTCACCTGCCCAGCGGGCCACATATCACACCTCGAT CGCGATGCAGTGCCCATTCGTGAACAGGCGGCCTTTGTTGGGCAACCGAGTGCAATAG
- the tank gene encoding etoposide-induced protein 2.4: MAAIKNITLGILYGLWDSIRGMTLVLHIDDEVNRQNAEQEHRHQMRRTDKDRYERARRSPSPVPSSAAAMIREEYAKQAEENADERTLEKILGKKPNAQEQQPQGEKKIAKKLFKCCMLNGGFTWLSIVLFESALLPTLKFCLTIFYGAQSETLPVVWGWLHPILSLLFGMMWVLPIFMLSKIVSSLWFADIANAAYRVRKGRPQLIPGISKLVADFLFSMVVQMLFLVQSMLVNLVPVRYVGSGLCFVHLCLLYSLYSFEYKWFNMGWELHRRLTYIEKNWPYFFGFGIPLTVLTNLSSSVIVSSCIFSIFFPLFILSGNEAKPIVDTTEISLRLFSPVVFISNLCFGGNPWSKANRLSAMQRQQYELQQRQRLLQRDEQLLKQRKQQYVQQQRLHQEQLMRRDRSHSRSQTPQMGHPHRYAQAPVFDAGRVRDSSASSTHSSNSPSINSHRPPPYYGSSLRGAAPLVPTPVPGAPRVPLTPPVIRQESGPDDWNL, encoded by the exons ATGGCGGCGATAAAG AACATCACCCTGGGCATTCTGTACGGCCTGTGGGACAGCATACGTGGCATGACACTGGTCCTGCACATCGACGACGAGGTGAACCGCCAGAATGCCGAGCAGGAGCACCGCCACCAGATGCGTCGCACTGACAAGGATCGTTACGAACGGGCAAGAAGATCCCCGTCACCAGTTCCCAGTTCTGCGGCTGCCATGATCCGCGAGGAGTACGCCAAGCAGGCGGAGGAGAACGCCGATGAGCGCACGCTGGAGAAGATCCTGGGCAAGAAGCCCAACGCCCAGGAGCAGCAGCCTCAGGG TGAGAAAAAGATCGCCAAGAAGCTGTTCAAGTGCTGCATGCTCAACGGCGGCTTCACCTGGCTGAGCATCGTCCTGTTCGAGTCCGCCCTACTGCCCACGCTCAAGTTCTGCCTCACCATCTTCTATGGAGCACAATCGGAAACCTTGCCCGTGGTCTGGGGCTGGCTGCATCCCATCCTGTCGCTGCTCTTCGGCATGATGTGGGTGCTGCCCATTTTCATGCTCTCCAAGATTGTGAGCTCCCTGTGGTTCGCGGACATAGCCAATGCCGCCTATCGCGTGAGGAAGGGCCGCCCACAGCTGATTCCCGGGATCAGCAAACTGGTGGCCGACTTCCTGTTCAGTATGGTAGTGCAGATGCTGTTCCTGGTCCAGAGCATGCTGGTTAATCTGGTGCCCGTCAGGTATGTGGGCTCTGGTCTGTGCTTCGTGCATCTGTGCCTGCTCTATTCGCTGTACTCCTTCGAGTACAAGTGGTTCAACATGGGCTGGGAGCTGCATCGAAGGCTCACCTACATTGAGAAGAATTGGCCCTACTTCTTCGGTTTCGGCATACCGCTCACCGTGCTGACGAACCTCTCCAGCTCGGTGATCGTCAGCAGCTGCATCTTCTCCATATTTTTCCCCCTGTTTATACTCAGCGGCAATGAGGCGAAGCCCATTGTGGACACTAC TGAGATCTCGCTGCGTCTCTTCTCGCCGGTGGTCTTCATTTCGAACCTCTGCTTCGGCGGCAATCCGTGGAGCAAGGCCAACCGGCTGAGTGCAATGCAGCGGCAGCAATATGAGCTGCAGCAGCGCCAGCGACTGCTCCAGCGGGACGAGCAGCTCCTCAAGCAGCGCAAGCAGCAATATGTGCAGCAGCAACGACTGCATCAGGAGCAGCTGATGCGACGGGATCGCTCCCATTCGCGGTCACAGACGCCGCAAATGGGACACCCGCATCGCTATGCCCAGGCGCCTGTTTTCGATGCAGGGCGAGTGCGCGACTCCTCCGCCTCGTCCACGCACAGCTCGAACTCGCCAAGCATCAATAGCCACCGGCCACCGCCTTACTACGGGAGCTCGCTACGCGGAGCAGCGCCTCTTGTGCCCACTCCTGTGCCCGGGGCACCGAGAGTGCCGCTCACCCCGCCCGTGATACGCCAGGAGTCGGGGCCCGATGActggaacttgtga
- the Ir25a gene encoding ionotropic receptor 25a → MIVVNLKTSNNVWLLGFLFLLSTLSWEIAAQTTQNINVLFINEVDNEPAAKAVDVAITYLKKNIRYGLSVQMDSVEANKSDAKVLLETICSKYATSIEKKQTPHLILDTTKSGIASETVKSFTQALGLPTISASYGQEGDLRQWRDLDEAKQKYLLQVMPPADIIPEVIRSLVTHLNITNAAILYDDTFIMDHKYKSLLQNIQTRHVIIGIAKDGKREREEQIEKLRNLDINNFFILGNLQSIRLVLESVKPAYFERNFAWHAITQNEGEISSQRDNATIMFMKPIAYTQYRDRLGLLRTTYNLNEEPQLASAFYFDLALRSFLTIKEMLQSGAWPKDMEYINCDDFQGGNTPQRNVDLREYFTKISEPTSYGTFDFVTQPGEPFNGHSYMKFEMDINVLQIRGGSSVNSKSIGTWTAGLRSPLVVKDEEQMRNLTADTVYRIFTVLQAPFIMRDETAPKGYKGYCIDLIDEIAGIVHFDYTIQEVEDGKFGNMDEKGEWNGIVKKLIDKQADIGLGSMSVMAEREIVIDFTVPYYDLVGITIMMQRPSSPSSLFKFLTVLETNVWLCILAAYFFTSFLMWIFDRWSPYSYQNNREKYKDDEEKREFNLKECLWFCMTSLTPQGGGEAPKNLSGRLVAATWWLFGFIIIASYTANLAAFLTVSRLDTPVESLDDLAKQYKILYAPLNGSSAMTYFERMANIEQMFYEIWKDLSLNDSLTPLERSKLAVWDYPVSDKYTKMWQAMQEASLPATLDEAVARVRNSTAATGFAFLGDATDIRYLQLTNCDLQVVGEEFSRKPYAIAVQQGSHLKDQFNNAILTLLNKRQLEKLKEKWWKNDEAQAKCEKPEDQSDGISIQNIGGVFIVIFVGIGMACVTLVFEYWWYRYRKNPRIIDVAEFTGERSDVKDQPGKMAEGVILGHTGEKFEKSNAALRPRFNQYPATFKPRF, encoded by the exons ATGATTGTGGTGAACCTTAAAACTTCCAATAATGTTTGGCTGCttggatttttatttttattaagcACCTTGAGTTGGGAGATCGCTGCACAAACTACTCAAAACATCAATGTGT TGTTCATCAACGAGGTGGATAATGAACCGGCGGCCAAGGCGGTTGATGTGGCGATTACCTACTTGAAGAAGAACATCCGATATGGGCTCTCGGTACAAATGGATTCCGTAGAGGCGAACAAATCGGATGCTAAAGTGCTACTGGAAACCA TTTGTAGTAAGTACGCAACAAGTATTGAGAAGAAACAGACGCCCCATTTGATCCTGGACACCACAAAATCGGGAATAGCCTCGGAAACGGTCAAGAGTTTCACTCAGGCCCTGGGATTGCCCACCATTAGTGCCTCCTATGGTCAGGAGGGGGATTTGAGGCAGTGGCGTGATTTGGATGAGGCAAAGCAAAAGTATTTATTGCAGGTAATGCCGCCGGCAGATATCATTCCAGAGGTTATCCGAAGTTTAGTGACGCATCTCAATATTACAAACG CTGCCATTCTGTACGATGACACCTTCATAATGGATCACAAGTACAAGTCCCTGCTGCAGAACATTCAAACTCGTCATGTCATCATTGGTATAGCCAAGGATGGAAAACGGGAGCGCGAGGAGCAGATCGAAAAGCTGAGGAATCTGGACATAAACAACTTCTTTATTCTGGGCAATCTGCAATCGATTCGCTTGGTTCTGGAATCCGTAAAGCCGGCGTATTTCGAGCGTAATTTTGCCTGGCATGCCATCACTCAGAACGAAGGAGAGATTAGCAGTCAGAGGGATAATGCGACCATTATGTTTATGAAGCCCATAGCGTATACACAATATCGGGATCGCTTGGGACTGCTACGAACCACATATAATTTAAACGAGGAGCCCCAGTTGGCATCGGCTTTTTACTTTGACTTGGCTCTAAGGAGTTTCCTCACCATTAA AGAAATGTTACAATCAGGGGCCTGGCCGAAGGACATGGAGTACATCAACTGTGATGATTTCCAAGGTGGTAACACACCTCAAAGGAATGTGGATCTTCGGGAATACTTCACCAAG ATTAGCGAGCCGACATCCTACGGAACCTTCGATTTCGTCACGCAACCCGGAGAACCCTTCAATGGCCACAGCTATATGAAGTTCGAAATGGACATAAACGTGCTGCAGATTCGTGGTGGCAGTTCCGTGAACAGCAAATCGATTGGCACCTGGACAGCCGGTCTGAGATCACCCCTGGTCGTCAAGGATGAGGAACAGATGAGGAATCTGACTGCGGATACGGTCTATCGAATCTTTACTGTTTTG cAAGCTCCCTTTATAATGCGCGATGAGACGGCTCCGAAGGGATACAAAGGATACTGCATAGATCTGATCGACGAGATTGCTGGGATCGTTCACTTTGATTATACAATCCAGGAGGTGGAGGACGGCAAGTTTGGCAACATGGACGAAAAGGGTGAATGGAATGGCATTGTGAAAAAGTTAATAGACAAACAGGCGGATATTGGCCTTGGTAGCATGTCAGTAATGGCTGAAAGAGAGATTGTGATAGATTTTACTGTTCCATACTACGATCTGGTCGGAATCACCATTATGATGCAGCGACCCAGTTCTCCCAGTTCACTTTTCAAATTCCTCACCGTTTTGGAGACGAATGTGTGGCTTTGTATCCTGGCTGCCTACTTCTTTACCAGCTTTCTCATGTGGATCTTTGATCGCTGGAGTCCATATAGTTACCAGAATAATCGGGAGAAGTACAAGGATGATGAGGAGAAGAGGGAGTTCAATCTTAAAGAGTGCCTCTGGTTCTGCATGACTTCTTTGACACCTCAGGGAGGTGGCGAAGCTCCTAAAAATCTTTCTGGACGTCTAGTGGCTGCCACTTGGTGGTTGTTCGG CTTCATCATCATTGCCTCATACACGGCCAATTTGGCTGCCTTCTTGACCGTATCCCGTTTGGATACACCTGTGGAAAGTTTGGATGACTTGGCCAAACAGTACAAGATCTTGTATGCTCCATTGAATGGTTCTTCGGCGATGACATATTTCGAGCGTATGGCCAACATAGAGCAGATGTTCTATGAGATTTGGAAGGATCTGTCCCTGAACGATTCACTGACTCCTCTAGAGCGCTCTAAGCTGGCTGTTTGGGATTATCCAGTGAGTGATAAGTACACCAAGATGTGGCAGGCCATGCAAGAGGCATCTCTACCAGCCACGCTCGATGAGGCAGTGGCCCGGGTCCGGAACTCCACGGCAGCCACGGGATTCGCCTTCCTGGGTGATGCCACAGATATTCGCTACCTGCAGTTGACGAACTGCGATCTCCAGGTGGTGGGTGAGGAGTTTTCCAGGAAGCCCTATGCAATTGCGGTTCAGCAGGGGTCACATCTTAAGGATCAGTTCAATAATGC AATCTTGACCCTTCTCAACAAACGACAGCTGGAGAAGCTCAAGGAGAAGTGGTGGAAGAACGACGAAGCTCAGGCCAAGTGCGAGAAGCCCGAGGATCAATCGGATGGCATATCCATCCAGAACATTGGTGGCGTCTTCATTGTGATCTTTGTGGGCATTGGCATGGCCTGCGTTACATTGGTCTTTGAGTACTGGTGGTATAGATACCGCAAGAATCCCCGGATCATTGACGTGGCCGAGTTCACTGGCGAGCGATCAGATGTTAAGGATCAGCCGGGCAAAATGGCCGAAGGGGTTATTCTTGGCCATACAGGCGAGAAGTTCGAGAAATCCAATGCTGCACTGCGTCCGCGTTTTAACCAGTATCCGGCCACATTTAAGCCACGTTTTTAG